Proteins from a single region of Kocuria turfanensis:
- a CDS encoding IS1634 family transposase, with product MVFVCKVRTASGATAVQIAERQGGRDKVLEHLGSAHTDAELTALLEAARVKMHPGQGELDLSAGAVPAGQSVITGKSSAVLWHVLTSAYAKLGFDALGDEAFKALVLARIVEPTSKADSLRVLDELGVPHASLRTMIRCLARAQERGYRDQIAAACFAHATGHGDLSLVLYDVTTLYFEAEQEDELRKVGYSKERRVDPQVVVGLLVDRAGFPLEVGCFEGNKAETTTILPIIEQFQQRHNLADIVVVADAGMLSAANLKELDAAGLRFIVGSRVTKAPGDLASHFRWHGDAFADGQIIDTITPRVATAKAASVNDVNKRAEPVWDPAVHERSWRAVWAYSAKRAARDRATLTLQENRAKAVIAGEKPACTPRFVKTVNGSTSLDENALARARSLAGLKGYVTNLPVTTMPAAEVIASYHSLWQVEASFRMSKTDLRARPMFHHDRDAIEAHLTIVVTALAVARHLQDQTGMSIKKIVQALRPLQQVTVVIAGHPHVAADPLTDTAREILTATGTEWPTH from the coding sequence GTGGTGTTCGTGTGCAAGGTCCGGACGGCGTCGGGAGCGACGGCGGTGCAGATCGCTGAGCGCCAGGGCGGACGGGACAAGGTCCTGGAGCACCTGGGCTCAGCGCACACCGACGCCGAGCTGACCGCGCTGCTGGAGGCCGCCCGGGTGAAGATGCACCCGGGCCAGGGCGAGCTCGACCTGAGCGCGGGCGCGGTGCCGGCGGGACAGTCGGTGATCACCGGCAAGAGCAGCGCGGTGCTGTGGCATGTTCTGACCAGCGCGTACGCCAAGTTGGGGTTCGATGCCCTGGGCGATGAGGCGTTCAAGGCGCTGGTGCTGGCGCGGATCGTGGAGCCGACGAGCAAGGCCGACTCACTGCGGGTGTTGGACGAGCTCGGTGTCCCGCACGCGTCGCTGCGCACGATGATCCGGTGCCTGGCCCGCGCCCAGGAACGCGGCTACCGCGACCAGATCGCGGCGGCGTGCTTCGCCCACGCCACCGGTCACGGGGACCTGTCGCTGGTCCTGTACGACGTGACCACCCTCTACTTCGAGGCCGAGCAGGAGGACGAGCTGCGCAAGGTCGGCTACTCGAAGGAACGGCGCGTGGACCCCCAAGTCGTCGTGGGGCTGCTCGTGGACCGTGCCGGGTTTCCCCTGGAGGTCGGGTGCTTCGAGGGCAACAAGGCCGAGACCACCACGATCCTGCCGATCATCGAGCAGTTCCAGCAACGCCACAACCTGGCCGACATCGTGGTGGTCGCCGACGCGGGCATGCTTTCGGCGGCGAACCTCAAGGAGCTCGATGCGGCCGGGTTGCGGTTCATCGTCGGCTCGCGGGTCACCAAGGCCCCGGGCGACCTCGCCTCCCACTTCCGGTGGCACGGGGATGCCTTCGCCGACGGACAGATCATCGACACCATCACCCCACGGGTGGCCACCGCCAAGGCGGCCTCCGTCAACGACGTCAACAAACGCGCCGAACCCGTCTGGGACCCCGCGGTGCACGAACGGTCGTGGCGGGCGGTATGGGCGTACTCCGCCAAGCGCGCCGCACGGGACCGGGCCACCCTCACCCTGCAGGAGAACCGCGCCAAGGCCGTCATCGCCGGCGAGAAGCCAGCCTGCACACCGCGGTTCGTGAAGACGGTGAACGGCTCGACGAGTCTGGACGAGAACGCCTTGGCCCGCGCCCGCAGCCTGGCCGGGCTGAAGGGCTACGTCACCAACCTGCCCGTCACGACCATGCCCGCAGCGGAGGTGATCGCCTCCTACCACTCGTTGTGGCAGGTCGAGGCCTCGTTCCGGATGAGCAAGACCGACCTGCGAGCCCGGCCCATGTTCCACCACGACCGCGACGCCATCGAAGCCCACCTCACCATCGTCGTCACCGCCCTGGCCGTCGCCCGCCATCTGCAGGACCAGACCGGGATGAGCATCAAGAAGATCGTCCAGGCTCTACGCCCGCTGCAACAGGTCACCGTCGTCATCGCCGGCCACCCCCACGTCGCCGCCGATCCGCTGACCGACACCGCCCGCGAGATCCTCACCGCCACCGGCACCGAATGGCCAACCCACTAA
- a CDS encoding DNA adenine methylase: MTTYPETETLPIHMVQPLKKQLLKWIGNKQRMAHEIANLLPGDMRTYHEPFLGSGAVLGTLAPERAFGSDALAPLMEIWSMLSSDTGTVVEWYRERRQHVVDVDSKKETYDRVKASYNANPNGADLLFLSRTCYGGVVRFRRRDGHMSTPCGAHTPMPVEKFAKHVELWHERTKGAAFRNLDFREAFQEAQAGDVIYCDPPYTDTQTILYGAQGFVLEDLISEIDKAKSRGVRVALSIDGTKRSGLYEVVHHFPDGLFETEAAVTVGRSMLRRFQMVGQSLEDEVVHDRLLLTYAA, encoded by the coding sequence GTGACGACGTACCCCGAAACCGAGACTCTCCCAATCCACATGGTGCAACCCTTAAAGAAGCAATTGCTGAAGTGGATTGGCAACAAGCAGCGCATGGCCCACGAGATTGCAAATCTTTTGCCCGGAGATATGCGCACTTACCATGAACCATTCTTGGGTTCTGGTGCTGTGCTGGGAACGCTCGCGCCCGAGCGAGCCTTTGGATCAGATGCGCTCGCTCCGCTGATGGAGATATGGAGCATGCTCTCCAGTGATACAGGCACGGTAGTGGAATGGTACCGAGAGCGGCGTCAGCATGTGGTTGACGTAGATTCAAAGAAGGAAACGTATGACCGCGTCAAGGCTTCGTATAATGCGAACCCTAATGGTGCGGACCTTCTATTCCTTTCCCGCACCTGCTATGGCGGTGTGGTCCGCTTCAGGCGCAGAGACGGACATATGTCCACGCCTTGTGGTGCACACACACCCATGCCAGTTGAAAAGTTTGCGAAGCACGTTGAACTGTGGCACGAGCGCACCAAGGGTGCAGCCTTCCGGAACCTAGATTTCCGGGAAGCCTTCCAAGAAGCGCAGGCAGGAGACGTCATCTACTGTGACCCGCCCTATACCGACACTCAAACTATTCTCTATGGGGCACAGGGCTTCGTACTAGAGGATCTCATTAGTGAAATTGATAAGGCCAAGTCGCGTGGTGTACGCGTTGCCTTGTCAATCGATGGCACGAAGCGTTCGGGACTGTACGAGGTCGTGCATCACTTCCCGGACGGTCTTTTTGAAACGGAAGCTGCGGTCACTGTGGGACGTTCCATGCTTCGTCGATTCCAGATGGTTGGACAGTCCCTTGAGGATGAAGTGGTGCACGACAGGCTTTTGCTTACTTACGCCGCATAG
- a CDS encoding helix-turn-helix domain-containing protein, whose product MDKSISSQRHRQLARLLRELRIRTGMSQAEVAELIDEDQSFVSRYEGGLRRLDLVELEQVAFALGVPLRQIVELFEEIETP is encoded by the coding sequence GTGGACAAGTCGATCTCTTCGCAAAGGCACAGGCAACTTGCCCGGCTGCTGCGGGAGCTGCGCATCCGCACCGGCATGAGCCAAGCCGAAGTTGCCGAGTTAATTGACGAGGATCAGTCCTTCGTTAGTCGGTACGAAGGCGGCCTCCGGCGCCTCGACCTCGTGGAGCTGGAGCAGGTTGCCTTTGCTCTCGGGGTGCCGCTTAGGCAAATCGTTGAACTTTTTGAGGAAATAGAGACCCCATGA
- a CDS encoding DUF7687 domain-containing protein: protein MRADSRFINQPSTFWAYVRIIPEASNYATRTTKKSGPGKVRTFSIAEMIEVLERLGRSYEALGTPSAPSEFGQLLCDYFEYRAGVINGDIRSNLMDKHEAAAEFKSVVNSTGAVFEGEVYGSSAGKGSPEVAVGYKYRVHGTEVRVPFNKQKGAMRQPAFLTGMVNLLVANELAGEEFEQDPRRLPVIDHDGMLYAALSRRMDGAYPSSVNPIAIWELKEYYYTTTFGSKISDAVYISALDGYERLELELATKIKIEHLLIVDARETWWDKGKSYLCRLIDILNMGHVSEILFGREVVEKIPQLMQGWVEVRKDADSREPALPTAPVLPVVD, encoded by the coding sequence ATGAGAGCGGATTCACGATTTATCAACCAGCCCTCCACTTTCTGGGCATATGTGCGCATTATCCCAGAAGCTTCAAACTATGCCACGCGTACTACCAAGAAAAGCGGGCCGGGGAAAGTGCGAACCTTTTCCATCGCAGAAATGATTGAAGTGTTGGAGCGACTGGGCCGTTCTTATGAGGCGCTTGGCACGCCTTCTGCCCCATCAGAATTTGGACAACTGCTCTGCGATTACTTCGAGTACAGGGCAGGGGTTATCAATGGCGATATTCGGTCTAATTTGATGGATAAGCACGAAGCTGCTGCTGAATTCAAAAGTGTAGTCAATAGTACGGGTGCGGTATTTGAGGGCGAAGTCTACGGTTCCAGTGCTGGCAAGGGCAGTCCAGAAGTCGCTGTTGGATACAAATACCGCGTGCATGGCACGGAAGTGCGAGTGCCCTTCAATAAGCAGAAGGGGGCAATGAGGCAGCCCGCATTTCTTACGGGTATGGTGAATTTGCTTGTAGCAAATGAACTGGCGGGTGAGGAATTTGAACAGGACCCCCGACGCTTGCCTGTAATTGACCACGATGGAATGCTTTACGCTGCACTTTCCAGGCGCATGGATGGCGCTTACCCCTCAAGCGTCAATCCAATTGCGATTTGGGAACTCAAAGAATACTACTATACAACTACGTTTGGCTCAAAAATCAGCGATGCAGTCTATATTAGCGCCCTCGATGGTTATGAGCGGCTAGAGCTGGAGCTTGCTACCAAAATTAAAATCGAACATCTATTGATCGTGGATGCAAGGGAAACATGGTGGGACAAAGGTAAGTCGTACCTGTGTCGCCTTATCGATATCTTAAATATGGGTCACGTATCTGAGATTCTTTTTGGGCGTGAGGTGGTCGAAAAGATTCCCCAGCTTATGCAGGGGTGGGTCGAAGTTAGGAAGGATGCCGACTCTAGGGAGCCGGCTCTCCCTACTGCGCCTGTGTTGCCGGTTGTCGACTAG
- a CDS encoding recombinase family protein: MELGYARVSTAKQDLDRQIDALRQVGIAPERIYVDKKSGATTDRPGLSAALAYARKGDVIVVHTLDRLGRTVRDTLNLIHDLAERGVGVRNLADPIKVDSTNPNDPMAQLAVVLLALFGQMERTYTLERAAHARSVATAKGRRIGRPSVVDPDKLAYAAHLRESGHTMAEIVAKTGITRTTLYRHLPPRPPESVTAGPVTAAEADPDPTG, translated from the coding sequence ATGGAATTGGGCTACGCGCGGGTCTCGACGGCCAAGCAGGACCTCGATCGGCAGATCGATGCCCTTCGGCAGGTCGGGATCGCGCCCGAGCGGATCTATGTGGACAAGAAGTCCGGGGCCACCACGGACCGTCCCGGTCTGTCCGCGGCCCTGGCCTACGCCCGGAAGGGCGACGTGATCGTGGTGCACACCCTGGACCGGCTCGGGCGCACCGTGCGCGACACCCTGAACCTGATCCACGATCTGGCCGAGCGGGGGGTGGGGGTGCGCAACCTGGCGGATCCGATCAAGGTGGACTCCACTAACCCGAACGATCCGATGGCGCAGCTGGCGGTGGTGCTGCTGGCGCTGTTCGGGCAGATGGAACGGACCTACACCCTCGAGCGGGCCGCTCATGCCCGGTCGGTGGCCACGGCCAAGGGCCGGCGGATCGGGCGGCCTTCGGTGGTGGATCCGGACAAGCTGGCCTACGCAGCCCATCTGCGCGAGTCCGGGCACACCATGGCGGAGATCGTGGCCAAGACTGGCATCACCCGCACCACCCTCTACCGCCACCTCCCACCGAGGCCTCCGGAGTCGGTGACCGCCGGGCCGGTCACCGCCGCCGAAGCCGACCCTGATCCGACAGGCTGA
- a CDS encoding histone-like nucleoid-structuring protein Lsr2, which yields MAQKVQVHLEDDLDGGPADDTITFALDGKDYEIDLSTTNAEKLREALRPFAQAGRKTTRSSGPRATRSRRSGSDPDTAKIRAWAKGNGYEVSDRGRIHQTVKDAYYAAH from the coding sequence ATGGCCCAGAAAGTCCAAGTGCACCTCGAGGACGACCTCGACGGCGGCCCCGCCGACGACACCATCACCTTCGCCCTGGACGGCAAGGACTACGAGATCGACCTGTCCACCACCAACGCCGAAAAGCTGCGCGAGGCGCTGCGCCCCTTCGCGCAAGCCGGCCGCAAGACCACCCGCAGCAGCGGCCCCCGCGCCACCCGCAGCCGTAGGTCGGGTAGCGACCCGGACACCGCGAAGATCCGGGCCTGGGCCAAGGGCAACGGCTATGAGGTCTCAGACCGCGGCCGCATCCACCAAACCGTCAAGGACGCCTACTACGCCGCCCACTGA
- a CDS encoding IS3 family transposase (programmed frameshift), which translates to MGAKRKRYTPAYRRDAAHLVIDTGRPIVHVAKEIGVGEALLGRWVAIERAKMDDPPSALDTDERAELERLRREVAELRMDREFLKKSSRLLRDREPEPVRMFELIDAEKADYEITRMAELLEVSRSGYYAWLARREGPPGPSAVRRAQLGQKVLAAHTASDGVNGAPRILADLRAVGEVVSRKTVAKLMRAHGIAGISPATWHPVTTVADESAHTIPDLVERDFDRGRLDAVWTSDITYLPTDQGWLYLCAVRDGCSRRVLGWAVDDHLRTELVETALRRAVTLRRCDTTGVIFHADRGCQYTSARLAEVAAELDVRISVGRTGVCWDNAQIESFWSTLKTEYYHRRRFTTKAAAKRGVGAWIEATYNRTRRHSSLGMLSPVAFEHQLMNPAAEAA; encoded by the exons GTGGGAGCCAAACGGAAGAGGTACACGCCCGCGTACCGGCGTGATGCCGCGCATCTGGTGATCGACACCGGGCGCCCGATCGTCCACGTGGCGAAGGAGATCGGTGTCGGAGAAGCTCTGCTGGGTCGTTGGGTCGCGATCGAGAGGGCCAAGATGGACGACCCGCCCTCAGCACTGGATACCGATGAGCGGGCAGAGCTGGAGCGGTTGCGCCGTGAGGTGGCCGAGCTGCGGATGGACCGGGAGTTCCTGA AAAAAAGCAGCCGCCTTCTTCGCGACCGAGAACCAGAACCGGTGAGGATGTTCGAGCTCATCGACGCGGAGAAGGCCGACTACGAGATCACCCGCATGGCCGAGCTGCTCGAGGTGTCCCGGTCGGGCTACTACGCCTGGCTGGCACGTCGCGAGGGGCCGCCGGGTCCCTCGGCTGTGCGACGGGCCCAGCTGGGCCAGAAGGTGCTGGCCGCCCACACGGCCTCCGACGGGGTCAACGGTGCGCCGCGGATCCTGGCCGACCTGCGCGCTGTCGGGGAGGTGGTCTCGCGCAAGACGGTCGCGAAACTCATGCGCGCCCACGGCATCGCCGGCATCAGCCCGGCCACCTGGCACCCGGTGACCACGGTCGCAGACGAGTCCGCGCACACGATCCCCGATCTGGTGGAGCGCGACTTCGATCGCGGCCGCCTCGATGCGGTGTGGACCTCGGACATCACCTATTTGCCCACCGATCAGGGATGGCTGTACTTGTGTGCGGTCCGCGACGGCTGCTCGCGGCGGGTGCTGGGCTGGGCGGTCGATGACCACCTGCGCACTGAGCTGGTCGAGACCGCGCTGCGCCGGGCAGTGACCCTGCGCCGGTGTGACACCACCGGAGTGATCTTCCACGCCGATCGCGGCTGCCAGTACACCTCCGCCCGGCTGGCCGAGGTCGCCGCCGAGCTGGACGTCAGGATCTCGGTCGGGCGGACCGGGGTGTGCTGGGACAACGCGCAGATCGAATCGTTCTGGTCGACGTTGAAGACCGAGTACTACCACCGGCGGAGATTCACGACCAAGGCCGCCGCCAAGCGCGGCGTCGGCGCCTGGATCGAGGCTACCTACAACCGGACCCGACGGCACTCGTCACTGGGCATGCTCAGCCCGGTAGCCTTCGAGCACCAGCTCATGAACCCCGCGGCAGAAGCCGCATAA
- a CDS encoding 5-methylcytosine restriction system specificity protein McrC, whose protein sequence is MADTLAAPPRIQLQEYGAPAVLHAREIDFHALAEANRRWTRALGLSGDPIRVEDLGDGLVQMRAEAITGVVRVGHTDIEIAPKFLNTADGSWQTVLWRILTVVEGGHVDDNLTTAHEVASLSMPDLLAEMFLASYAKGAARGVPRGYLTERASGPLLRGSLDMSRVGDWIARPWEVPYVADHLTDDTPLARLLRWTAECLAATVKAPGRARAVRDIASSLSHVGRLPPHLFEAQRISLGTQHQALETARVVGTLLLEGAGVHHARGEHALSGFLWNSDVIYENYIYWLCRRAASNRGERVSKTANKFGTVISGQGSLLQTTPDVVFRDSQGITVAVTDSKYKRFGSRPKAPDTYQVLTAGHVLGCQRISLTYPVALERDPTVWRVSSALGSKDIELTALPLNLMSLTLPHGHQILIDTIGNWLDRELFTEPLAKDL, encoded by the coding sequence GTGGCTGACACGCTAGCCGCGCCGCCGCGCATTCAACTCCAGGAGTACGGGGCACCAGCGGTTCTCCATGCCAGGGAGATCGATTTTCACGCGCTAGCTGAGGCAAACAGACGCTGGACACGTGCGTTAGGCCTGTCCGGAGACCCAATCCGGGTCGAAGACCTTGGCGATGGACTCGTGCAGATGCGAGCGGAAGCAATAACCGGGGTGGTGCGAGTCGGCCACACCGATATCGAAATCGCGCCCAAATTCCTGAACACCGCCGATGGCAGTTGGCAGACAGTGCTGTGGCGGATTCTCACCGTCGTCGAGGGTGGGCACGTCGACGACAACCTGACGACCGCCCACGAAGTCGCTTCACTCTCCATGCCGGACCTGCTCGCCGAGATGTTCCTTGCTTCGTACGCCAAAGGCGCTGCCCGGGGCGTGCCGCGCGGTTATCTGACGGAGCGAGCCTCTGGTCCGCTGCTCCGAGGAAGTTTAGACATGTCGCGCGTGGGCGACTGGATTGCGCGCCCGTGGGAGGTTCCCTACGTCGCAGACCATTTGACCGATGACACCCCGCTGGCCCGACTATTGCGTTGGACCGCCGAGTGCCTCGCAGCAACAGTCAAAGCGCCCGGGCGTGCTCGCGCGGTACGCGACATTGCAAGTAGCCTCTCCCACGTTGGAAGGTTGCCTCCCCACCTTTTCGAAGCGCAGAGGATCTCCCTAGGGACTCAACACCAGGCTCTGGAGACGGCACGAGTTGTTGGAACCCTACTTCTCGAAGGCGCCGGCGTACATCACGCACGTGGAGAGCACGCTCTGTCCGGCTTCCTGTGGAACTCTGATGTGATCTACGAAAACTACATCTACTGGTTGTGCAGGCGTGCGGCCAGCAATCGCGGCGAACGGGTCAGCAAGACTGCGAACAAGTTCGGCACTGTGATCTCGGGGCAAGGCTCGCTGCTGCAGACCACGCCGGATGTTGTGTTCCGTGACAGCCAAGGAATCACCGTTGCGGTCACTGATTCGAAGTACAAGCGTTTCGGCTCCCGGCCGAAGGCCCCTGACACGTATCAGGTGCTTACGGCGGGCCACGTCCTCGGATGCCAACGCATCTCCCTGACCTATCCTGTAGCGCTAGAGCGTGATCCCACAGTCTGGCGGGTCTCCTCGGCCCTAGGTAGCAAAGACATTGAGCTGACCGCGCTTCCACTTAATCTGATGTCCTTGACGCTTCCGCATGGACATCAAATTTTGATCGATACCATCGGCAACTGGCTCGACCGCGAATTGTTCACCGAACCTCTTGCGAAGGACTTGTAA
- a CDS encoding AAA family ATPase encodes MADKIEDILSSWSAGRNALLYGPPATGKTRLISELFDALNTPPESQRGIRFDPEDTEFSRPEQEITIPQPIKVVWTTFHQSYGYEDFVLGLRPEITRDGTRLQPWAGVFLDAALELSDPKSEYKSVVIFIDEINRGNAARIFGEFMTFLDFDYRDGGTVPLPLPLRQLTYENGQSEKVCRPGGNTAMIPEGFTFPKHVYIVSTMNSVDRAAVPIDSALARRFDRIEMRPALDVLAEHWNLDITAIPTPTEDNWESLGPFQTGYLILDRLNVVIASDLGPEFELGHGLLTPVLATKVNSDGVEEPVDAKDAWRSLAKTWDDVLFPQLEDRYSGRPDQLMDLLNVATAPTDGEYAWKLRTSKSATVNARTLAPVRTSELHIDVIKRSFRWLTR; translated from the coding sequence ATGGCTGACAAGATCGAGGACATTCTCTCGTCCTGGAGCGCGGGCAGGAACGCGCTCCTCTACGGGCCCCCAGCTACGGGTAAAACTCGACTCATCAGCGAGTTGTTCGATGCGTTGAACACCCCGCCAGAGAGCCAACGAGGCATCCGATTCGACCCCGAAGATACTGAGTTCAGCCGGCCCGAGCAAGAGATCACCATCCCGCAACCCATCAAAGTCGTGTGGACGACGTTCCATCAGTCGTATGGATACGAGGATTTCGTGCTAGGACTTAGGCCGGAAATCACCAGGGACGGCACTCGGCTCCAACCGTGGGCTGGCGTTTTTCTTGACGCGGCACTGGAACTATCTGATCCCAAGTCGGAGTACAAGTCGGTCGTCATTTTCATCGACGAGATAAATCGTGGAAACGCTGCTCGTATCTTCGGGGAGTTCATGACGTTCCTGGACTTTGACTACCGCGACGGCGGCACTGTTCCGCTCCCACTCCCGCTGCGACAGCTGACCTATGAGAACGGTCAAAGCGAGAAGGTTTGCCGACCGGGTGGCAATACAGCCATGATTCCTGAGGGATTCACCTTCCCCAAGCACGTCTATATTGTTTCGACGATGAATAGTGTCGACCGTGCAGCCGTACCCATCGACAGCGCCCTTGCGCGGCGATTCGACCGGATCGAAATGCGTCCCGCCCTCGATGTTCTGGCCGAGCACTGGAATCTTGACATAACGGCGATTCCGACACCGACCGAGGACAACTGGGAGTCGCTCGGGCCATTCCAGACCGGCTACCTTATCCTCGACCGACTCAATGTTGTCATTGCGTCGGACCTTGGCCCTGAGTTCGAACTCGGCCACGGTCTTTTGACTCCGGTTCTAGCGACCAAGGTGAATTCAGACGGCGTTGAGGAGCCAGTCGACGCGAAGGACGCGTGGCGAAGCCTCGCAAAGACCTGGGACGACGTGCTGTTCCCTCAATTGGAAGACCGCTACTCCGGTCGGCCGGATCAGCTAATGGACCTATTGAACGTCGCCACCGCCCCAACGGATGGCGAGTATGCATGGAAGCTGCGGACATCCAAAAGTGCGACTGTCAATGCCCGCACGCTTGCCCCCGTGCGGACGAGTGAACTCCACATCGACGTCATCAAACGGTCGTTCAGGTGGCTGACACGCTAG
- a CDS encoding DNA adenine methylase — MSYRYLGNKTRLSEWIVSEIARVLPPGSSIADPMCGTAAISIALARAGYSVTAADALTFPVVHARTRLLAKQPPAFAALGGYDEALNWMRSAAPREGYFFREFGESGQPDNGRAPRLYFSARNAAHIDGIREGIRTLRSAGILTEIEHSVLLHHLILATNKVANITGTYGYFRSTLSAPSLRPLAFEPIVFEDTLGNHTVTQSAVEDLATTLTTDAVYLDPPYTKRQYAGNYHVLETLAQGDEPVAAGDGGLRPWTDQASDFCYRRSAGKAFRETLERLNVPHVFISYSEDGQVHEDELMSILSDFGKVTVHEQPHVRFRSNDRVKGGSVLEHLYHVEAI; from the coding sequence ATGTCGTACCGCTACCTAGGTAATAAGACACGGTTGTCCGAGTGGATCGTCAGCGAGATTGCACGGGTTCTTCCTCCGGGCTCTTCGATTGCAGACCCCATGTGCGGTACTGCAGCTATCTCGATTGCCCTAGCACGAGCCGGGTACTCAGTCACCGCCGCAGATGCCCTGACATTCCCTGTAGTCCACGCCCGAACTCGCCTGCTCGCCAAGCAGCCCCCAGCCTTCGCGGCCCTAGGCGGCTATGACGAGGCTTTGAACTGGATGCGGTCGGCCGCGCCTCGCGAGGGTTACTTCTTCCGCGAGTTCGGCGAGTCTGGTCAGCCCGACAACGGACGCGCCCCCCGGCTCTATTTCTCCGCCAGGAATGCGGCCCACATCGACGGCATACGGGAGGGCATCCGTACGTTGCGCTCGGCTGGGATCCTGACCGAAATCGAGCACAGCGTGCTGCTTCACCATCTGATTCTCGCGACCAACAAGGTTGCCAACATCACCGGGACATACGGCTATTTCAGGTCTACGCTCTCCGCGCCGTCTCTTCGACCACTGGCCTTCGAGCCCATCGTCTTCGAGGACACTTTGGGGAATCACACCGTCACCCAGAGCGCTGTTGAGGACCTCGCAACGACGCTCACCACAGACGCGGTGTACCTAGACCCCCCGTATACCAAGCGGCAGTACGCGGGGAACTATCACGTCCTGGAGACATTGGCTCAGGGCGACGAGCCGGTTGCAGCGGGCGATGGCGGGCTACGTCCCTGGACCGACCAGGCGTCCGATTTCTGTTACCGGCGCAGTGCAGGCAAGGCATTTCGCGAGACGCTGGAGCGCCTCAACGTTCCGCACGTGTTTATCTCCTACAGTGAGGACGGCCAGGTCCATGAGGACGAGCTGATGTCAATCCTGAGCGACTTCGGCAAGGTCACCGTTCACGAGCAACCCCATGTCCGATTCCGCAGTAACGACCGAGTAAAGGGTGGATCAGTGTTGGAGCATCTCTACCACGTCGAGGCAATCTGA
- a CDS encoding adenine-specific methyltransferase EcoRI family protein, translated as MKIATRNRDFLEARKAKKDEFYTQLVDIERELKHYTGHFKDKVVYCNCDDPRISNFFRYFSSNFDELGLKKLITTCYKNQSADLFSRNSADQAVYLEYGGGGSGNDASDPRKIGVKPLMGDGDFRSPESINLLKQADIVVTNPPFSLFREYVAQLVEYKKQFLIIGNMNALTYKEIFPLFQNDQVWYGPSIRSGDREFGVPDDYPITAVGSRIDENGNKFIRVKGVRWFTNLDYPERHKDLILHKSYNPEEYPRYANFDAIDVSKTMDIPVDYDGPMGVPITFLDKYNPEQFEIIGSSKTLGRPMSEVANKGTYQQGGPRFYLPNGDGTYRRMYDRIVIRNKRL; from the coding sequence ATGAAGATAGCTACACGGAACCGCGACTTTCTGGAGGCTCGGAAAGCGAAAAAAGATGAGTTCTACACCCAGCTTGTCGACATCGAGCGAGAACTAAAGCACTACACGGGGCATTTCAAGGACAAGGTCGTCTATTGCAATTGCGACGACCCGCGGATATCCAACTTCTTTCGCTACTTCTCCTCGAATTTTGACGAACTCGGACTCAAAAAGCTGATTACTACTTGTTATAAAAATCAGAGTGCTGATCTTTTTAGTCGGAATTCCGCTGACCAGGCCGTATATCTTGAGTATGGCGGTGGAGGGAGCGGGAATGACGCTTCTGACCCCAGGAAGATTGGGGTCAAGCCGCTCATGGGAGACGGGGACTTCCGCAGCCCCGAGAGCATAAATTTGCTGAAGCAGGCAGATATTGTGGTTACCAACCCGCCATTCTCACTGTTTCGTGAGTATGTCGCCCAGTTGGTTGAGTACAAAAAGCAGTTTCTTATTATCGGGAACATGAACGCTTTGACATACAAAGAAATTTTTCCGCTATTTCAGAACGACCAGGTGTGGTACGGCCCAAGTATTCGCAGTGGAGATCGTGAGTTTGGTGTGCCTGACGACTATCCAATAACTGCCGTTGGTTCACGAATCGACGAAAACGGTAACAAGTTCATCCGGGTTAAGGGAGTCCGCTGGTTCACCAACTTGGACTATCCCGAACGACACAAAGACCTGATCCTCCATAAATCATATAATCCCGAGGAGTATCCGAGGTACGCCAACTTTGACGCCATTGACGTTAGTAAGACAATGGATATTCCCGTCGACTATGACGGCCCCATGGGCGTGCCTATCACCTTTCTCGACAAGTACAACCCAGAGCAGTTCGAAATTATCGGCTCGAGTAAGACCTTAGGTAGGCCAATGTCGGAAGTTGCCAACAAAGGCACCTACCAGCAGGGCGGACCCCGTTTCTATCTTCCAAATGGTGACGGGACGTACCGACGCATGTACGACCGGATCGTTATCAGGAACAAGCGGCTGTGA